Within the Catalinimonas niigatensis genome, the region AAGAACATTCTCCCAAAATTACGGCTGCCGAAGTAGAGAAAATATTGGGCGCCCCGGTATTTGACAAGGAGATATACGAAGAAAATGAGCTGGCCGGTGTGGTAACTGGTCTTGCCTGGACACAGGCAGGAGGCGAGATTTTATTTATAGAATCCAGCTTAAGCCGGGGTAAAGGTAAACTTACCCTTTCCGGTCAGTTAGGCGATGTGATGAAAGAATCGGCCATGACTGCGCTCTCTTACCTGAAATCCAATGCAGAGCAGTTGGGGATCAACTATAAAGTATTTGATAACTACGATTTGCATCTGCACATTCCTGCGGGTGCTGTACCCAAGGATGGGCCATCAGCCGGTATCACCATGCTTACGGCAATGGCTTCTGTCTATACACAGCGGAAAGTAAAAAACAAAATGGCGATGACAGGTGAAATTACACTTCGCGGCAAAGTAATGCCGGTAGGAGGTATCAAAGAAAAAATACTGGCAGCCCGCCGTGCCGGAGTCAAAGATATTATTCTCTGCGATCGTAACCGCAAGGATGTGGAAGAGATAGGAGAACAGTATACCAAAAACCTGAATATCAACTATATACGTACGGTAAGTGAAGTATTGGATCTGGCTCTGCTGACTAAAAAAGTAAAAAATCCTATCCAGTTTGTCACCGAATAGGATCTGTAAAAAGTCATAACAATAAGAAAACGGGAGATGAAGCCTTCCGTTTTCTTACTCTTTATTTTCTTCTCCCTTGAGGTAGTACGCCCCTTCCATCACGATGGCTAATCCATCCAGGGTTTCCGCATTAAGGATTTGCGTCATATCGTTAAATGCTGCTCCGGTTTTCACGCTTTTCTTCACAAAAGCATCCCCTTCTTTTACAAATACATATTCCTCCTCCTGTTCTCTGATCAGGGCCGATTGAGGAAGAGCAGCGACACTGTCTGCACTCAGGAAAATCCTGGCATTGGTATACATGCCAGGTTTAAAATAGTCTTCCGGAGAACTGATGTCTACATGCACACTGAAAGCGCGATTATCTTCTTCCATTTTTTGCCCTATCAATGATACTTTACCCTCAAAAATATGCTCAGTGTTTTCATTCAGGCTATAGTATACTGTTTGTCCAATAGCAACTTTTGGAATATCCTTTTCAAATACGTTCAGGTCCAGGTGTAAATGAGACTTATCTATCAGTTCGTACATGATTTGTTGATTGTCTACAAATTTCCCCCGGTTAATATTAAGCTCAGTGATATGCCCGTTGATAGGGGCATATAGGGCAATAGTAGAACGGATTCCATCTTTTTCAATGTCATCAGGTTTGATACCAATATATTGGAGCTGTGCAGCAATACCCATCAACTGTGCTTCCAAAGATTTAAAGGCAGAGGTAGCTTCTTCCAGCCTCTTGCGTGCTGAAGCCTCACCGGTAGAAAGTTTTTGCTGCCTTTCAAGTTCCTGCTTCGCAAAGGTCAGCTTGCTTTTGGTGTCCATATAGCTTTGTTGCAGCTGGATATAATCCGGGTGGCTCAATACGGCCAGCAGAGCGCCTCTTTTGACATAGTTTCCCGGCAGATAGTTGACTTTTTCTACGAAGCCACCCATAGGCGCATTGACCGTGACAATATTCTGGGGGGGTAAAGTAAGCGCACCAGTGCATTCTACAAATTCGGATACAATCTGTTTTTGTAGCGTGCCCAATTGAATCTCAGCCAGTGCCACCTGATCATCGCTTAGGATGATACTATTGGAGGTGATTTGTGTAGGCGTGTTTGCCTCAGTTGCGCCTTCGTTTTCCTGGACCGATGGTGCACAAGAAAAAATAAAGAAAGCTATAGGGATGATAAGAATATATTTCATAATACTAATTTTAGCGGTAAAATTCTAATTGGATTACAACTTGATTGTATGCGTTTAAGCTGCTGAGATAATCTGTTTTGAGCTGAATGGCTGCCGTAATGCTTTGCAGGTAACGGAAGTAATCAATCTCTCCCTGCGATCGCTGTAAGTTTGCCGTACGAAGAATCACTTCAGCCTGAGGCATAGCGGTCTGACGAAAGTAATTCAGTTGATTTTCTGCCTGACTAAGTTGCAGCAGCAGCTTATCTACTTCTTGCTGCACATTGTATTGCATATATTCCATGCGGTTGAGCGCCTGCTGCTGCTGTATTCTGGCCTGGCTGATTCTGCTTTTTTGAGGGAAAAACCATAGAGGTATGGCAACTCCGACCTGCCAGCCTTGCAGATTTTTCAACCTAACTTCCCTGTCGCTGATATTTTGGTTGAAATAACCCACCGAGAGCTCAGGAAAAAGCCTGGATTTTTCCAGTTTTTCAACGGACTGGCTCAGACTTACTTCTTTTTTGCTCTTGTCTACCAGTGGTGAGTTTTCAGGATTGGCCAGCGATTCAGCCTGAAAATCAATCACTGTTAAGGTATCGGTAGCAG harbors:
- a CDS encoding efflux RND transporter periplasmic adaptor subunit, encoding MKYILIIPIAFFIFSCAPSVQENEGATEANTPTQITSNSIILSDDQVALAEIQLGTLQKQIVSEFVECTGALTLPPQNIVTVNAPMGGFVEKVNYLPGNYVKRGALLAVLSHPDYIQLQQSYMDTKSKLTFAKQELERQQKLSTGEASARKRLEEATSAFKSLEAQLMGIAAQLQYIGIKPDDIEKDGIRSTIALYAPINGHITELNINRGKFVDNQQIMYELIDKSHLHLDLNVFEKDIPKVAIGQTVYYSLNENTEHIFEGKVSLIGQKMEEDNRAFSVHVDISSPEDYFKPGMYTNARIFLSADSVAALPQSALIREQEEEYVFVKEGDAFVKKSVKTGAAFNDMTQILNAETLDGLAIVMEGAYYLKGEENKE